A genome region from Maridesulfovibrio salexigens DSM 2638 includes the following:
- a CDS encoding MTH1187 family thiamine-binding protein has translation MSVLVELTIFPTDKGESVSPYVARVVKIIRECGLPCQLGPMGTCIEGEWEEVMSVVTKCYKALETDCERIYMLMKADCRKGAVDRLHGKVKSVESKL, from the coding sequence ATGAGTGTTCTTGTTGAATTAACAATTTTTCCCACAGACAAAGGTGAAAGTGTTAGCCCTTATGTTGCAAGGGTTGTGAAGATTATTCGCGAATGCGGTCTGCCATGCCAGCTCGGTCCTATGGGAACCTGCATTGAAGGTGAATGGGAAGAGGTTATGAGTGTGGTTACAAAATGTTATAAGGCTCTTGAAACAGATTGCGAGCGAATTTATATGCTGATGAAAGCTGATTGCCGTAAAGGTGCTGTCGATCGGCTGCACGGTAAAGTAAAATCCGTGGAATCAAAACTATAA